A window of Cohnella herbarum contains these coding sequences:
- a CDS encoding carbohydrate ABC transporter permease has product MIKKATITGLLFSSPFLIGFALFTLYPIGASLVYSFTDFNMFKSPTWVGFDNYRWVFQEDEVWKSIRNTLYMVAFATPVSLIVGLLLAQMLNIKVRGQSIYRTLFYIPSIVPAIATSLVWMWVLNPKSGLINTALDYIGIRGPNWLLDPVWTKPALIMMGAWGAGGTMIIFLAALQDVPKSLYESAEIDGAGKIRKFMSITLPTISPIILFQLIMGLITYFQYFAQAFMVASMSNSGSVQTMAGPEKSLLFYAILLYREAFVDFRMGHASAMAWVLFVITSVVTYFIFRTSNRWVTYGGD; this is encoded by the coding sequence ATGATCAAGAAAGCGACGATTACCGGGCTGTTGTTCTCGAGCCCGTTCCTTATCGGCTTCGCGTTGTTCACTTTGTACCCGATCGGAGCTTCGCTCGTGTACAGCTTCACCGATTTCAATATGTTCAAGTCGCCTACCTGGGTCGGTTTCGATAATTATCGTTGGGTATTCCAGGAAGACGAAGTTTGGAAAAGCATTCGGAATACGTTGTACATGGTTGCGTTCGCCACGCCGGTCAGCCTGATCGTTGGGTTGTTGCTCGCCCAAATGCTGAATATTAAGGTGCGAGGTCAATCGATTTATCGCACCTTGTTCTATATTCCGTCCATCGTTCCCGCAATCGCTACCTCGCTCGTGTGGATGTGGGTGCTTAATCCGAAGAGCGGACTTATCAATACGGCTCTCGATTATATCGGCATACGCGGACCTAACTGGTTGCTCGATCCGGTGTGGACGAAACCGGCGCTGATTATGATGGGAGCTTGGGGTGCGGGAGGCACGATGATCATCTTCCTCGCCGCGCTTCAGGATGTGCCGAAGAGCCTTTACGAATCCGCGGAGATCGATGGCGCGGGTAAAATCAGAAAGTTCATGAGCATCACCTTACCGACGATATCTCCCATTATTTTGTTCCAACTGATTATGGGTTTGATTACGTACTTCCAATACTTCGCGCAAGCGTTCATGGTCGCCTCCATGTCTAACTCGGGTTCTGTCCAGACGATGGCCGGCCCCGAGAAATCGCTTCTGTTCTATGCGATTCTGCTCTACCGGGAAGCTTTCGTGGACTTCCGAATGGGACACGCGAGCGCAATGGCGTGGGTATTGTTCGTCATTACGTCCGTCGTCACGTATTTTATTTTCCGCACTTCGAACAGATGGGTTACTTACGGGGGGGATTGA
- a CDS encoding ABC transporter substrate-binding protein, whose amino-acid sequence MRAKNGKKAASVLVAVTMLSTVLAACSDNNGNKEGGASNSPSTTASETSKPAGEKSKVSVWYLWGGAEGEALEQIIKDFNASQDKYVVEGLSVPDEQKIKVAIAGGKGPDLTDSFDFVVPQYAQQGIALPLDDLIARDGYDVSDFVPAALSSGNFDGKQYALPLNVNFSVMYYNKKLLSDAGFAEPPKTSAELYDVIVKTTKVNDNGTIDVLGSPSYPSEAYLFNALAYGFGSTYVNEDASALTFNNEGTVAAMNMIRDYNTKFGVDNIRQIQASGKWLDPTDPFLTGKQAIRFDGPWLSATIKSKQIDIDYGIAALPYLEGKPETAGSGLTGSSIFYIAKTSKNVDGAWEFMKYLYSAEPLAKFLSLMGNVPATKSAMASPAMKDMVDSDLVIPLTESPNLKSIPHFAKRSDFDKALGEELELMYNLKKTPEETMTKLESVLSATLK is encoded by the coding sequence ATGCGAGCAAAGAACGGTAAAAAAGCGGCGAGTGTATTAGTTGCAGTGACGATGTTGTCGACGGTGTTAGCCGCATGTAGCGACAACAACGGCAACAAAGAGGGCGGAGCCAGCAATTCACCATCAACAACCGCGAGCGAAACCTCCAAGCCGGCAGGCGAGAAGTCTAAAGTATCCGTATGGTACTTGTGGGGCGGCGCCGAAGGCGAAGCGCTTGAACAGATTATCAAGGATTTCAACGCAAGCCAAGACAAGTATGTCGTGGAAGGACTATCCGTACCTGACGAGCAGAAGATCAAAGTTGCGATTGCCGGAGGCAAAGGCCCCGATCTTACGGACTCGTTCGATTTCGTCGTTCCCCAGTATGCGCAACAAGGAATCGCATTGCCGCTTGACGATCTGATTGCCAGGGACGGATACGACGTATCCGACTTCGTGCCGGCCGCGCTCTCTTCCGGTAATTTCGACGGTAAACAATATGCGCTGCCGTTAAACGTTAATTTCTCCGTAATGTACTACAATAAGAAGCTGTTATCCGATGCGGGATTTGCAGAACCTCCAAAAACCAGCGCAGAGCTGTACGACGTCATAGTCAAGACGACGAAAGTGAACGACAACGGAACGATTGACGTGCTGGGCTCGCCTTCCTACCCTTCTGAGGCTTACCTATTCAACGCTCTTGCGTACGGGTTCGGATCTACTTACGTGAACGAAGATGCGTCAGCCCTTACCTTCAACAACGAAGGTACCGTAGCCGCAATGAATATGATCCGCGATTACAATACCAAATTCGGCGTAGATAACATTCGTCAGATTCAAGCGTCCGGCAAATGGTTGGATCCGACGGATCCGTTCCTCACCGGTAAGCAAGCGATCCGTTTCGACGGTCCATGGCTCTCCGCTACGATCAAAAGCAAGCAAATCGACATTGACTACGGCATCGCGGCTCTTCCTTACCTCGAAGGCAAGCCGGAAACGGCTGGCAGCGGGCTGACGGGAAGTTCGATCTTCTACATCGCTAAGACGTCCAAGAACGTAGACGGCGCTTGGGAGTTCATGAAATATTTGTACTCCGCGGAACCGTTGGCGAAGTTCTTATCCCTTATGGGCAACGTTCCGGCGACCAAGAGCGCAATGGCTAGCCCGGCGATGAAGGATATGGTCGACTCCGATCTCGTCATTCCTTTAACCGAAAGCCCGAACTTGAAATCCATTCCGCACTTCGCGAAACGCAGCGATTTCGACAAGGCGCTCGGAGAAGAACTAGAGCTCATGTACAATCTAAAGAAAACGCCCGAAGAGACGATGACTAAGCTCGAAAGCGTACTCTCCGCGACTTTGAAGTAA
- a CDS encoding N-acetylmannosamine-6-phosphate 2-epimerase, producing the protein MTQNLIAQLAQNIIVSCQALEDEPLYGPEHMAVMAVAAEEGGAIAIRANTPQDVRAIKRKCKLPIIGLYKKDYPDSAVYITPTIREVKEIAEAGAEFVAIDATSLTRPGGEKLEHFVQSIREECPGLLIVADVSTYEEGVTAMGLGVDLVSTTMSGYTPQSMTNEGPDIELVRRLSALGGVPVLAEGRIWTPSEAAECLKAGAYAVVVGTAITRPQEITRRFATAILEAARQKQTS; encoded by the coding sequence ATGACTCAAAATCTAATTGCACAATTGGCGCAAAACATTATCGTTTCTTGTCAGGCACTGGAAGATGAACCGCTCTACGGTCCGGAACATATGGCCGTTATGGCCGTAGCCGCGGAAGAGGGAGGGGCTATCGCGATTCGGGCGAATACCCCGCAGGATGTCCGGGCGATCAAGCGGAAATGTAAGCTTCCGATCATCGGGCTCTACAAGAAGGACTATCCGGATTCGGCCGTGTACATCACTCCGACGATTCGTGAAGTCAAGGAGATCGCGGAGGCAGGAGCAGAGTTTGTCGCTATTGACGCGACTTCGTTGACAAGGCCCGGCGGAGAAAAGCTTGAGCATTTCGTACAGTCCATTAGAGAAGAATGTCCGGGATTGCTTATCGTTGCGGACGTGTCTACTTACGAAGAAGGCGTAACGGCGATGGGGCTTGGCGTTGATCTTGTATCGACGACCATGTCCGGTTATACGCCGCAAAGCATGACTAACGAGGGGCCGGATATTGAGCTTGTTCGTCGCTTATCCGCGTTGGGCGGCGTTCCCGTATTGGCGGAAGGGCGTATATGGACCCCATCCGAAGCGGCGGAGTGTCTGAAGGCGGGAGCGTATGCCGTCGTCGTCGGAACCGCGATTACGCGACCTCAGGAAATCACTCGCAGGTTTGCGACCGCGATACTGGAAGCAGCCCGTCAGAAGCAGACTTCCTAA
- a CDS encoding carbohydrate ABC transporter permease — protein sequence MSSATSAFSRRFRTGGQYRRFVSHVLLSAFSLVFVTPILWLLVTSIKSDKDLYAVPPVFFPKNPRWENYADVFKVIDFPGMTWNTFFVSALSVIGVLISAPLVAYACSHIEWRGKNIVFAIVIGTLLLPYQVTMIPTYIIWGKLGLIGTYVPLILPAFLSAGAGYYIFMLRQFFMTLPASLIQAAKIDGASEIRIYIQILLPLSRPIIATVGVLLFLATWSDFLGPLLYLNSEKDYTLSLGLYAFMQTHYIMWEKLMAAAAMFTVPIIILFFFAQKQLIEGIKLTGIKG from the coding sequence ATGAGTTCAGCAACAAGTGCATTCTCCCGTCGTTTCCGTACGGGAGGCCAATATAGACGCTTCGTATCGCATGTGTTATTGTCGGCGTTCAGTCTTGTGTTCGTGACTCCGATCCTGTGGCTGTTAGTGACGTCTATTAAGTCGGACAAGGATTTGTACGCCGTTCCTCCGGTGTTCTTCCCCAAGAATCCGCGGTGGGAGAATTATGCCGACGTGTTCAAAGTGATCGATTTTCCGGGGATGACCTGGAACACCTTCTTCGTGTCGGCGTTGTCCGTTATCGGCGTCCTCATATCGGCGCCGCTAGTCGCCTATGCTTGTTCGCACATCGAGTGGAGAGGGAAAAATATCGTATTCGCGATCGTCATCGGTACGCTCTTGCTTCCTTACCAAGTCACGATGATTCCAACTTATATCATATGGGGGAAGCTTGGACTCATAGGTACGTACGTACCGCTTATCTTGCCTGCGTTCTTAAGCGCGGGAGCCGGGTATTACATCTTCATGCTCAGGCAATTTTTCATGACGCTGCCTGCGTCGCTTATTCAAGCGGCCAAGATCGACGGTGCGTCGGAGATAAGGATCTATATACAAATTTTGTTGCCGCTTAGCAGACCTATCATCGCGACGGTAGGCGTTTTGCTATTTTTGGCCACATGGTCCGATTTCCTCGGACCTCTGCTCTACCTGAACAGCGAGAAGGATTACACGTTGTCCCTTGGCTTATACGCGTTCATGCAGACGCATTATATTATGTGGGAAAAACTGATGGCGGCTGCCGCGATGTTCACCGTACCGATTATCATCCTGTTCTTTTTCGCTCAGAAGCAGCTCATCGAAGGAATTAAGTTGACCGGAATTAAAGGATAA